The Streptomyces sp. NBC_01276 genome contains the following window.
ATACCGGCCCACATGGACTCCTCGGTGACCCGGGAGAGCTCGACCAGCTCCTGAGCGTGTCCGGTGCCCACGAAGGCCGTGTAGGCCGCGTCGCCGTGCCAGCCGTCCACGATCGCCCCGGCGTCGATGGAGATGATGTCGCCGTCCTTGAGGACCGTCTTGTCGTCCGGGATGCCGTGGACGACGACCTCGTTCACCGAGGTGCAGATGGTCGCGGGGAAGCCGCCGTAGCCGAGGAAGTTCGACTTGGCCCCGGCGTCCGCGATCACCTTGCGGGCCACCATGTCCAGATCACGCGTGGTGGCACCCGGTACGGCCGCCTCGCGGGTCGCCGCGTGGATCGCGGCGACGACCAGCCCCGCCTCTCGCATCTTCGCGATCTGCTCGGGGGTCTTGATCTGCACCATGGGGCGTGCCTTCCAGCTTCGAAACGGGTCTTCTCAACAGTACGGCCGCGATGCCCTGGGGACACCGCGGCCGTACCTGTACGACAGGGGTACTACTTCTTGAGGGCGTCCATCGCCCGCTTGGTGATCTCGTGCACCTCACCGAGGGCGGCGATCGTCACCAGGAGGCCCTGCGACTTGTAGTAGTCGATGATCGGCTCGGTCTGCGTGTGGTAGACCTCCAGCCGGTTGCGGACCGTGGCCTCGGAGTCGTCGTCGCGCTGGTACAGCTCGCCGCCGCAGGTGTCGCAGACACCCTCGGCCTTCGGCGCCGCGTACGTCACGTGGAAGACGTGCGAGGAGTCCAGGCGGCAGATCCGCCGGCCCGCGATGCGCTTGACGACCTCGTCCTCCTCGACCTCCAGGTCGAGGACCGCGTCGAGCTTCATGCCCGCACCCGTGAGCATCTCGTCCAGCGCCTCGGCCTGGGAGACGTTGCGCGGGAAGCCGTCGAGCAGGAAGCCGTTCGCGGCGTCCGCCTGCTCCATACGGTCCTTGGCCATGCCGATGGTGATCTCGTCGGGGACGAGGTCACCGGCGTCCATGAACGCCTTCGCGCGCCGGCCCAGCTCCGTGTTCTGGCTGATGTTGGCGCGGAAGAGGTCGCCCGTGGAGATGTGCGGGATCGACAGGTTCTTGGCAAGGAACGCGGCCTGCGTTCCCTTGCCCGCACCGGGAGGTCCGACGAGGACGATTCGCATCAGCGGAGGAACCCTTCGTAATTGCGCTGCTGGAGCTGGCTCTCGATCTGCTTCACGGTTTCCAGACCCACACCCACGATGATGAGGATGCTCGTCCCGCCGAACGGGAAGTTCTGGTTCGCTCCGAAGCCTGCCAACGCCATTGTCGGCACGAGAGCGATCAGACCCAGGTACAGCGACCCCGGCCAGGTGATCCGGTTGAGTACGTAGCTCAGGTACTCGGCGGTAGGCCGGCCGGCGCGGATGCCCGGGATGAACCCACCATACTTCTTCATGTTGTCGGCAACTTCCTCGGGGTTGAACGAGATCGCCACGTAGAAGAACGCGAAGAAGACGATCAGGAGGAAGTAGGCGGCGATGTAGTACGGGTGGTCGCCCTTGACGAAGTGCTTCTGGATCCAGGTCGCCCAGCCGGCCTGCGAGCCGCTGAACTGCACGATCAGCGCCGGGATGTACAGCAGCGACGAGGCGAAGATGACCGGGATGACACCGGCCTGGTTCACCTTGAGCGGGATGTAGGTGGACGTACCGCCATAAGCCCGGCGGCCGATCATGCGCTTGGCGTACTGAACAGGGATCCTGCGCTGCGCCTGCTCGACGAAGACCACCAGGGCGACCATCGCGAGACCGACCAGGATGACCACGCCGAACTCGACCCAGCCTCCAGCGATCTTGCCCTGGAGCTTGATCGTCCACAGCGCGCCGACGAAACCGGCGGCGATGGAGATGAACATGAGGATCGACATGCCGTTGCCGATGCCGCGGTCGGTGATGAGCTCACCGAGCCACATGACGACACAGGTGCCGGCGGTCATGGTGATCACCATGACGACCGTGGTGAAGATCGTGGGGTTCGGGACGATCTCCCGAGCGACCGGGCAGCTACCGAACAGAGCACCGGTACGCGCGGTGGCGACCAGGCCGGTGCCCTGCAGGATCGCGAGCGCGACCGTCAAATAGCGCGTGTACTGAGTGATCTTCGCCGTGCCGGACTGTCCCTCTTTTTTGAGGTTCTCCAGCTTCGGGATGACCACGGTCAGCAGCTGCAGGATGATGCTGGCGGTGATGTACGGCATGATGCCGAGCGCGAAGATCGTGATCTGCAGCAGCGCACCGCCGCTGAACATGTTGACGAGACCGAAGAGGCTGTTGCTGGTGCCCATCGAGTCGACACAGATCTGAACGTTCTTGTAGCTCACGCCGGGTACCGGGATGTGGGACCCGAGCCGATACAGCACGATGATGCCGAGCGTGAAGAGCAGCTTCTTGCGCAGGTCGGGCGTCTTGAACGCCCGGGCGAACGCGGTGAGCACGGTGCCTCCTGCGACCCCCGCGCTACTGCGTCAGAGGTGACGGTCTGAGGGATCGACGAATACGTACGAGCAAAGGTGCAGGCCACCTTACCGGCGTCTGCGCCCCCCGTGGAACGACCAACCGGGGATGCCCCATATGTGAGGCATCCCCGGTCGGGTTTCTAGCTATTTGTCACTGAGGTTTCGTCTTAGACGAGCTCGGTGACGGTGCCGCCGGCAGCGGCAATCTTCTCCTTGGCGGAGGCGGAGACGGCGTCAACCGAAACCGTCAGCGCCACGGAGATCTCGCCCTGGCCCAGGACCTTGACGAGGCTGTTCTTGCGAACCGCGCCCTTGGCGACCAGGTCGGCCACCGTGACCTCTCCACCCTCGGGGTAGAGAGCGCCGAGCTTGTCCAGGTTGACAACCTGGAACTCGGTGCGGAACGGGTTCTTGAAGCCCTTGAGCTTCGGCAGGCGCATGTGGAGGGGCATCTGCCCACCCTCGAAGCGCTGCGGGATCTGGTAGCGGGCCTTCTGGCCCTTCGTACCACGACCGGCCGTCTTACCCTTCGACGCCTCACCACGACCGACACGGGTCTTCGCGGTCTTGGCGCCGGGGGCGGGACGGAGGTTGTGGGCCTTCAGCGGGCTGTTCTCAGCCATGATTAGTCAACCTCCTCAACCGTCACGAGGTGGCGGACGGTGTGAACCATTCCGCGGAACTCGGGGCGGTCCTCCTTGACGACGACGTCGTTCAGGCGCTTGAGCCCGAGCGAACGCAGCGTGTCGCGGTGGTTCTGCTTGCTGCCGATGTACGACTTCGTCTGCGTGATCTTGAGGCGGGCCATTAGACACCCGCCCCAGCACGCGCACGAAGGAGAGCCGCGGGGGCGACGTCCTCGAGGGGCAGACCACGGCGAGCCGCGATCTCCTCGGGACGCTGCAGGCCCTGGAGGGCCGCCACGGTCGCGTGCACGATGTTGATCGCGTTGTCGGAGCCCAGGGACTTCGACAGGATGTCGTGAACGCCGGCGCACTCCAGAACGGCGCGCACCGGGCCACCGGCGATAACACCGGTACCGGGGGAAGCAGGCTTCAGCAGGACAACGCCGGCCGCCTTCTCGCCCTGGATCGGGTGCGGGATGGTGCCCTGGATGCGCGGAACCTTGAAGAAGTTCTTCTTGGCTTCCTCGACACCCTTGGCAATGGCCGCGGGAACTTCCTTGGCCTTGCCGTAACCGACACCTACAGTGCCGTCACCGTCGCCCACCACGACCAGCGCGGTGAAGCTGAAGCGGCGACCACCCTTGACAACCTTGGCGACGCGGTTGATCGCGACAACGCGCTCAACGTAAGCGGTCTTCTCGACGGCAGCACCACCGTCGCGACCCTTCCGGTCCCGCCGCTCGCCGCCACCGGCACCGCTTCCGCGGCGCTGGGGTCCAGCCATTGGATTACCTCTCTCTGTTACGTCCGTGAGTCCCGGAACCGGGGCTTAGAACTTCAGCCCGGCTTCGCGGGCGGCGTCAGCCAGAGCGGCAATGCGCCCGGCGTATCGGTTGCCACCGCGGTCGAACACGACGGTCTCGACACCCGCAGCCTTGGCACGCTCGGCGACGAGCGCGCCGACAGCCTGGGCCTGGGCGCTCTTGTCGCCTTCGCCACCGCGGATCGAAGCGTCCAGGGTCGACGCGGACGCCAGGGTGTGACCCTGG
Protein-coding sequences here:
- a CDS encoding adenylate kinase, with amino-acid sequence MRIVLVGPPGAGKGTQAAFLAKNLSIPHISTGDLFRANISQNTELGRRAKAFMDAGDLVPDEITIGMAKDRMEQADAANGFLLDGFPRNVSQAEALDEMLTGAGMKLDAVLDLEVEEDEVVKRIAGRRICRLDSSHVFHVTYAAPKAEGVCDTCGGELYQRDDDSEATVRNRLEVYHTQTEPIIDYYKSQGLLVTIAALGEVHEITKRAMDALKK
- the secY gene encoding preprotein translocase subunit SecY, whose product is MLTAFARAFKTPDLRKKLLFTLGIIVLYRLGSHIPVPGVSYKNVQICVDSMGTSNSLFGLVNMFSGGALLQITIFALGIMPYITASIILQLLTVVIPKLENLKKEGQSGTAKITQYTRYLTVALAILQGTGLVATARTGALFGSCPVAREIVPNPTIFTTVVMVITMTAGTCVVMWLGELITDRGIGNGMSILMFISIAAGFVGALWTIKLQGKIAGGWVEFGVVILVGLAMVALVVFVEQAQRRIPVQYAKRMIGRRAYGGTSTYIPLKVNQAGVIPVIFASSLLYIPALIVQFSGSQAGWATWIQKHFVKGDHPYYIAAYFLLIVFFAFFYVAISFNPEEVADNMKKYGGFIPGIRAGRPTAEYLSYVLNRITWPGSLYLGLIALVPTMALAGFGANQNFPFGGTSILIIVGVGLETVKQIESQLQQRNYEGFLR
- the rplO gene encoding 50S ribosomal protein L15, with translation MAENSPLKAHNLRPAPGAKTAKTRVGRGEASKGKTAGRGTKGQKARYQIPQRFEGGQMPLHMRLPKLKGFKNPFRTEFQVVNLDKLGALYPEGGEVTVADLVAKGAVRKNSLVKVLGQGEISVALTVSVDAVSASAKEKIAAAGGTVTELV
- the rpmD gene encoding 50S ribosomal protein L30; amino-acid sequence: MARLKITQTKSYIGSKQNHRDTLRSLGLKRLNDVVVKEDRPEFRGMVHTVRHLVTVEEVD
- the rpsE gene encoding 30S ribosomal protein S5, with translation MAGPQRRGSGAGGGERRDRKGRDGGAAVEKTAYVERVVAINRVAKVVKGGRRFSFTALVVVGDGDGTVGVGYGKAKEVPAAIAKGVEEAKKNFFKVPRIQGTIPHPIQGEKAAGVVLLKPASPGTGVIAGGPVRAVLECAGVHDILSKSLGSDNAINIVHATVAALQGLQRPEEIAARRGLPLEDVAPAALLRARAGAGV
- the rplR gene encoding 50S ribosomal protein L18, with translation MAYGVKIAKGDAYKRAAKARRHIRIRKNVSGTAERPRLVVTRSNRNIVAQVIDDLQGHTLASASTLDASIRGGEGDKSAQAQAVGALVAERAKAAGVETVVFDRGGNRYAGRIAALADAAREAGLKF